A single Comamonas sp. NLF-1-9 DNA region contains:
- a CDS encoding nitrogen fixation protein FixH, with product MAVGGAPQTSGAAAPWWKFGHVWLIVAITLAALAGGLFTVYLAMQAPPEPAAATTGAQAADNAALEPALQARNRTSMRNGQAMGRSRAPQN from the coding sequence ATGGCAGTCGGCGGTGCTCCCCAGACGTCCGGCGCGGCAGCGCCCTGGTGGAAGTTTGGCCATGTCTGGTTGATCGTCGCGATCACGCTGGCGGCGCTTGCGGGCGGCCTGTTCACCGTTTATCTGGCCATGCAGGCGCCGCCCGAGCCGGCCGCTGCCACGACCGGCGCGCAGGCCGCTGACAATGCGGCGCTGGAGCCGGCCCTGCAGGCGCGCAACCGCACCAGCATGCGCAATGGCCAGGCGATGGGGCGCAGCAGAGCGCCGCAGAACTAG
- the ccoG gene encoding cytochrome c oxidase accessory protein CcoG, translating into MSSAPGASLARGGARKVYPRSASGIYTRWRWFFVFATQLFYYGMPWLQWGGRQAMLFDIEARRFYLFGLVLYPQDVFYLTALLIISALLLFLFTTVAGRQWCGYTCPQTVYTEIFLWVEERFEGNRVQRMRLDAAPLSWSKFRRKAGKHLVWLAIALWTGFTFVGYFTPIRELGASVAGLTLGPWAAFWILFYGFATWGNAGFMREQVCKYMCPYARFQGAMFDRDTLVVTYVKKRGEPRGKRSRKVDPREQRLGDCTDCTLCVQVCPTGIDIRDGLQYECISCAACIDACDSVMDSMGYPRGLIRYSTEAALENDWGRREILRRVLRPRVLFYAAVLTLAVLALAASLWLRTPFKVDIIRDRATLARLVKGGQIENIYRIHVMNATEHEQRFEVRAEGLPGLAMAEASQSSVTIAAEQSASIPVQLRLPHGSAAPGSHAISFVVSAPGVGSVREKSAFMVPR; encoded by the coding sequence ATGAGCAGCGCACCGGGAGCGAGCCTTGCGCGCGGCGGCGCGCGCAAGGTCTATCCGCGCAGCGCCAGCGGCATCTATACCCGCTGGCGCTGGTTCTTCGTCTTCGCCACGCAGCTCTTCTACTACGGCATGCCCTGGCTGCAGTGGGGCGGGCGCCAGGCCATGCTGTTCGACATCGAGGCGCGGCGCTTCTACCTCTTCGGGCTGGTGCTCTATCCGCAGGACGTGTTCTACCTGACGGCGCTGCTCATCATCAGCGCGCTGCTGCTCTTTCTGTTCACCACCGTCGCCGGCCGCCAGTGGTGCGGCTACACCTGCCCGCAGACGGTCTACACCGAGATCTTCCTCTGGGTGGAAGAGCGCTTCGAAGGCAATCGCGTGCAGCGCATGCGCCTGGACGCCGCGCCCCTGTCCTGGTCCAAGTTCCGGCGCAAGGCGGGCAAGCACCTGGTGTGGCTGGCGATTGCGCTGTGGACGGGTTTCACCTTCGTTGGCTACTTCACGCCGATCCGCGAGCTGGGCGCGAGCGTGGCCGGCCTGACGCTGGGCCCGTGGGCGGCGTTCTGGATCCTGTTCTACGGTTTTGCCACCTGGGGCAATGCCGGCTTCATGCGCGAGCAGGTCTGCAAATACATGTGCCCCTACGCGCGCTTTCAGGGCGCGATGTTCGACCGCGACACGCTCGTCGTCACCTACGTGAAAAAGCGCGGCGAGCCGCGCGGCAAGCGCTCGCGCAAGGTCGATCCACGGGAGCAGAGGCTGGGCGACTGCACCGACTGCACCCTGTGCGTGCAGGTCTGCCCCACGGGGATAGACATCCGCGATGGGCTGCAATACGAATGCATCAGCTGCGCGGCCTGCATCGACGCCTGCGACAGCGTGATGGACAGCATGGGCTACCCGCGCGGCCTGATCCGCTATTCGACCGAAGCGGCGCTGGAAAACGACTGGGGCAGGCGCGAGATCCTGCGCCGCGTGCTGCGCCCGCGCGTGCTCTTTTATGCCGCGGTGCTCACGCTCGCGGTGCTGGCGCTGGCCGCGAGCCTGTGGCTGCGCACGCCGTTCAAGGTGGACATCATCCGCGACCGGGCGACGCTCGCGCGCCTGGTCAAGGGCGGGCAGATCGAGAACATCTACCGCATCCACGTCATGAACGCCACCGAGCACGAACAGCGCTTTGAAGTGCGCGCCGAAGGCCTGCCAGGACTTGCCATGGCCGAGGCGAGCCAGAGCTCGGTGACGATCGCGGCAGAGCAATCGGCCTCCATCCCGGTGCAGTTGCGCCTGCCGCACGGCAGCGCGGCGCCCGGCTCGCACGCGATCAGCTTCGTGGTGAGCGCACCCGGCGTGGGCAGCGTGCGCGAAAAGTCGGCCTTCATGGTGCCGCGCTGA